The Pseudarthrobacter sulfonivorans genome includes a window with the following:
- a CDS encoding substrate-binding domain-containing protein produces the protein MLAVRTGRKLLVTTAAFLAVGALVTGCTSGGGATNTQPTNASVEGNQAQGDRVVIGFSGPAADHGWLGAINSAALAEAKKYGDIDLRVAEGTNDANLQISQVEQFINDRVDAIVLLPTDGAALTPVATQAMEAGIPVINVDREFSSSFAARATILGDNYGMGVSAGTYICEQLKDKKDAVVAEIAGIDSLPLTQDRSKGFKDSLEACGLNVDNRVAADFTVQGGEAATSQLLSAAPKIDALWNHDDDQGIGVLAAIDNAGRKDFFMVGGAGSANAMREIQSGDSVLKATVIYPATQAADGIRLARLISQNKAMSDLVEVEVPKRIVLNAPVVNSGNVAQYLPTAFES, from the coding sequence ATGCTTGCAGTTCGTACGGGCCGGAAGTTGCTCGTCACCACCGCTGCCTTCCTTGCTGTCGGCGCCCTTGTCACCGGGTGTACATCAGGCGGGGGCGCGACCAACACGCAGCCGACCAACGCATCGGTTGAAGGCAACCAGGCCCAGGGTGACAGAGTAGTCATCGGCTTCTCCGGCCCCGCGGCAGACCACGGCTGGCTCGGCGCTATCAACTCCGCAGCTCTTGCGGAGGCGAAGAAGTACGGGGACATCGACCTGCGGGTTGCCGAAGGAACTAACGACGCGAACCTGCAGATCAGCCAGGTTGAGCAGTTCATCAACGACCGCGTCGATGCCATCGTCCTCCTGCCTACCGACGGCGCCGCACTGACTCCCGTTGCCACCCAGGCAATGGAAGCCGGCATCCCCGTCATCAACGTTGACCGTGAATTCTCGAGCTCCTTCGCAGCACGCGCCACCATCCTGGGCGACAACTACGGCATGGGCGTCAGCGCCGGCACCTACATCTGCGAGCAGCTCAAGGATAAAAAAGACGCAGTCGTCGCCGAGATCGCAGGCATCGACTCGTTGCCCCTGACACAGGACCGCAGCAAGGGCTTCAAGGACTCGCTGGAGGCCTGCGGCCTCAACGTGGACAACCGCGTTGCAGCCGACTTCACCGTCCAGGGCGGCGAGGCTGCAACGTCACAGCTCCTGTCGGCAGCGCCCAAGATCGATGCCCTCTGGAACCACGACGACGATCAGGGCATCGGCGTCCTGGCAGCGATCGACAACGCAGGCCGCAAGGACTTCTTCATGGTCGGCGGCGCCGGCTCGGCTAACGCCATGCGCGAGATCCAGTCCGGCGATAGCGTCCTCAAAGCTACCGTCATCTACCCCGCGACCCAGGCCGCAGACGGGATCCGCCTCGCGCGCCTGATCTCCCAGAACAAGGCCATGAGTGACCTCGTGGAAGTTGAAGTCCCGAAGCGCATCGTTTTGAACGCACCGGTTGTCAACAGCGGAAACGTTGCGCAGTACCTGCCGACGGCCTTCGAATCGTAG
- the idi gene encoding isopentenyl-diphosphate Delta-isomerase — MTNKELVVLLDADGQPCGTAPKLEIHDHETPLHLAFSCYVFDRLGRVLVTRRALSKATWPGAWTNSFCGHPAPGEDMLDAIRRRGQWELGIEVSSLEKCLPKFRYRAVDMNGIVENELCPVFTAVTIDDVIPRQSEVCEYRWVSLPSLFTAAESAPWAFSPWLVLQLKELGPGWSIGDSPRLENPPSSTSAQKGEADVSDIPSD, encoded by the coding sequence ATGACGAATAAAGAGCTGGTAGTACTCCTGGACGCTGACGGCCAGCCCTGTGGGACAGCGCCGAAGCTGGAAATTCATGATCATGAAACTCCGCTGCACCTGGCCTTTTCCTGCTACGTATTCGATCGATTGGGACGAGTGCTCGTAACCAGGCGTGCTCTCAGCAAAGCCACCTGGCCCGGAGCGTGGACGAATTCCTTCTGCGGACATCCCGCTCCGGGTGAAGACATGTTGGATGCCATCCGACGGAGAGGTCAGTGGGAACTCGGAATCGAGGTTTCCAGCCTGGAGAAGTGCCTGCCCAAATTCAGGTACAGGGCTGTAGATATGAATGGCATTGTCGAAAACGAGTTATGCCCTGTTTTTACCGCTGTAACGATCGATGACGTAATACCCAGGCAATCAGAAGTGTGCGAGTACCGCTGGGTCTCCCTGCCAAGCCTGTTCACCGCAGCAGAGTCGGCACCATGGGCTTTCAGCCCGTGGCTCGTACTGCAACTTAAAGAGCTGGGCCCTGGCTGGTCGATAGGCGATTCCCCGCGTCTCGAGAACCCGCCGTCGTCCACCTCGGCGCAAAAAGGCGAGGCGGACGTTAGCGACATCCCGTCGGACTAA
- a CDS encoding Gfo/Idh/MocA family protein, with protein MTSPASTTKRPLGVAMIGYAFMGKAHSNAWRNVASFFDVPAFEQTVLVGRDPAGVKEAAAKYGWAETATDWRAVLDRDDIDIVDICAPGWMHAEIAIAALAAGKHVLVEKPLANTLAEAEAMTAAAQAARAKGVQSMIGFNYRRVPALALAKELIAEGRVGTVRQVRAAYLQDWLADETAPMSWRLNKETAGSGALGDIASHAIDQVLFLLGDRVTEVSGRLHTFVERRPGVDGLEDVTVDDAAWATLSLASGAVASVDVSRVATGQKNSLKLEIYGDKGAIRFDLENLNELHFLDATAPAREQGFRRILVGEPGHPYLKAWWPQGHIIGWEHTFTHEIRDLLTAIGTGTPPSPSFEDGLEVQRILNAIEESAAAKSSTIPLARTTASEGA; from the coding sequence ATGACCTCACCTGCATCAACCACGAAGCGTCCGCTCGGCGTCGCCATGATCGGCTACGCGTTTATGGGCAAGGCCCATTCCAACGCCTGGCGCAATGTGGCCAGCTTCTTCGATGTCCCGGCCTTTGAACAGACGGTCCTGGTGGGCCGGGACCCCGCCGGGGTGAAGGAAGCCGCCGCGAAATACGGCTGGGCCGAGACCGCGACGGACTGGCGGGCCGTCCTGGACCGCGACGACATCGACATCGTGGACATCTGCGCCCCGGGCTGGATGCACGCCGAGATCGCGATCGCCGCGCTCGCGGCAGGCAAACATGTCCTGGTGGAGAAGCCGCTCGCCAATACGCTTGCCGAGGCCGAGGCCATGACGGCGGCCGCGCAGGCAGCCCGGGCCAAGGGCGTGCAGTCGATGATCGGCTTCAATTACCGGCGCGTGCCGGCGTTGGCCCTGGCGAAGGAGCTCATCGCCGAGGGCCGGGTGGGCACTGTCCGGCAGGTCCGGGCCGCCTATTTGCAGGACTGGCTGGCGGACGAAACGGCGCCCATGAGCTGGCGGCTGAACAAGGAAACCGCCGGTTCCGGGGCACTCGGGGATATCGCCTCCCACGCCATCGACCAGGTCCTGTTCCTGCTCGGGGACCGGGTCACCGAGGTTTCCGGCCGCCTGCACACCTTCGTGGAGCGCCGCCCCGGCGTGGACGGCTTGGAGGACGTAACGGTCGACGACGCCGCCTGGGCCACGCTGTCCCTCGCCTCCGGAGCAGTCGCCTCAGTTGACGTTTCGCGGGTCGCTACCGGCCAGAAGAACTCGCTGAAGCTGGAGATCTATGGGGATAAGGGCGCCATCCGGTTCGACTTGGAAAACCTCAACGAACTTCACTTCCTCGATGCCACCGCACCCGCCCGCGAGCAGGGGTTCCGCCGGATCCTGGTCGGCGAGCCCGGGCACCCGTATCTTAAAGCCTGGTGGCCGCAAGGGCACATCATCGGCTGGGAACACACCTTTACCCACGAAATCCGCGACCTCCTCACCGCCATCGGCACCGGAACCCCGCCGTCGCCGTCGTTCGAGGACGGCCTCGAGGTGCAGCGGATCCTGAACGCCATCGAAGAGTCCGCCGCAGCGAAAAGCTCCACCATCCCGCTGGCCCGCACCACCGCTTCTGAAGGAGCCTGA
- a CDS encoding DsbA family oxidoreductase: MKIEIWSDVACPWCYIGKRRFEAALAEFPHRDAVEVKWRSYQLDPTLPEHYDGTELEYLSTRKGMAPAQVSQMFDHVTEQAKGEGLDYRFDQVVVANSFTAHRLIHLAAQHGQQDAAKERLLSDHFEHGKDIGSAEYLTALGHDLGLNAEEVAELFTTDKYADDVRFDFEEARALGISGVPFFVIDRKFGLSGAQPAETFTAALNQAWQETNPLVLVNTADGEACGPDGCPV, translated from the coding sequence ATGAAGATTGAGATCTGGTCAGACGTCGCGTGTCCGTGGTGCTACATCGGCAAGCGCCGGTTCGAGGCTGCCCTGGCCGAGTTCCCACACCGCGACGCTGTGGAGGTGAAGTGGCGCAGCTACCAGCTGGACCCCACCCTTCCCGAGCACTATGACGGCACCGAGCTGGAGTATCTGAGCACGCGCAAGGGTATGGCCCCGGCACAGGTCTCGCAGATGTTTGACCACGTCACCGAGCAGGCCAAGGGCGAGGGCCTGGACTACCGGTTCGACCAGGTGGTGGTGGCCAACAGCTTCACCGCCCACCGCCTGATCCATCTCGCGGCCCAGCACGGACAGCAGGATGCCGCGAAGGAACGCCTGCTGAGCGACCATTTCGAGCACGGCAAGGACATTGGCAGCGCCGAGTACCTCACAGCGCTGGGCCACGACTTGGGCCTCAACGCTGAAGAAGTCGCCGAGCTCTTCACCACGGACAAATACGCCGACGACGTCCGCTTCGATTTCGAGGAAGCCCGCGCCCTGGGCATCAGCGGCGTCCCGTTCTTCGTGATCGACCGGAAGTTCGGGCTCTCCGGTGCCCAGCCTGCCGAAACGTTCACGGCGGCGCTCAACCAGGCCTGGCAGGAGACCAACCCCCTGGTTCTGGTCAACACGGCCGACGGCGAGGCCTGCGGCCCCGACGGCTGTCCAGTCTGA
- a CDS encoding sugar phosphate isomerase/epimerase family protein: MPRPYTLFTGQWADLPFEEVARLASGWGYDGLEIAVSGDHLDAWRWDEPGYVESKLAVLEKYNLKVWAISNHLKGQAVCDDPIDFRHEAIVGAKVWGDGDPEGVRQRAAEEMKHTARLAKALGVDTVVGFTGSSIWQYVAMFPPVPAAVIEAGYQDFADRWNPILDVFDECGVRFAHEVHPSEIAYDYWTTVRTLEAIGHRKAFGLNWDPSHFMWQGIDPVSFIWDFKDRIYHVDCKDTKLRPTGRNTVMGSHLPWGDPRRGWDFVSAGRGDVPWESSFRALTAIGYTGPISVEWEDAGMDRLHGAPEALAALKKFDFPASQTSFDAAFSTKP; this comes from the coding sequence ATGCCCCGCCCCTATACCCTGTTCACCGGCCAGTGGGCCGACCTCCCGTTCGAGGAAGTCGCACGCCTGGCCTCCGGCTGGGGCTACGACGGCCTGGAAATCGCCGTCTCCGGCGACCATCTGGACGCCTGGCGCTGGGACGAACCCGGGTACGTCGAGTCCAAACTCGCCGTGCTGGAGAAGTACAACCTGAAGGTCTGGGCCATCTCCAACCACCTGAAGGGCCAGGCCGTGTGCGATGACCCCATCGACTTCCGCCACGAAGCGATCGTGGGCGCGAAGGTCTGGGGCGACGGGGATCCCGAAGGCGTCCGCCAACGCGCCGCAGAGGAAATGAAGCACACCGCCCGCCTGGCCAAAGCCCTCGGCGTGGACACCGTCGTCGGATTCACCGGCTCCTCCATCTGGCAGTACGTGGCCATGTTCCCGCCCGTCCCCGCCGCCGTGATCGAGGCCGGCTACCAGGACTTCGCGGACCGCTGGAACCCCATCCTGGACGTCTTCGACGAATGCGGTGTCCGGTTCGCCCACGAGGTCCACCCCTCCGAGATCGCCTACGACTACTGGACCACCGTCCGCACCCTCGAAGCGATCGGCCACCGGAAAGCGTTCGGCCTGAACTGGGACCCCTCGCACTTTATGTGGCAGGGCATCGATCCCGTCTCGTTCATCTGGGACTTCAAGGACCGGATCTACCACGTGGACTGCAAGGACACGAAGCTCCGCCCCACCGGCCGGAACACTGTGATGGGTTCGCACCTGCCGTGGGGTGACCCGCGGCGGGGCTGGGACTTCGTCTCCGCCGGCCGCGGCGACGTCCCCTGGGAATCGTCCTTCCGCGCCCTTACAGCGATCGGCTACACCGGGCCCATCTCGGTCGAATGGGAAGACGCCGGCATGGACCGGCTCCACGGCGCGCCCGAAGCCCTGGCAGCGCTGAAGAAGTTCGACTTCCCCGCCTCCCAGACCAGCTTCGACGCCGCTTTCAGCACGAAGCCCTAA
- a CDS encoding sugar phosphate isomerase/epimerase family protein: protein MNYSIQLYTLRDQIQADLPGTIRKVAEIGFTKVEPYNFVATAKELGAALRENGLTAPSGHAPLLSQDQDEIFAAAKELGITTVIDPFIAADRWQSAKDIQATAASLNAAARKGAEYGIRVGYHNHQWELESTIEGRTALEYFADLLDPEVVLEVDTYWVAVGGQDPVAVLERLGDQVKFIHIKDGPLNTDTKEQLPAGQGKVAVLDVIAAARSLEVGVVEFDDYAGDIFVGIAESLGYLNAAQGTAGARA from the coding sequence ATGAACTACTCGATCCAGCTCTACACACTCCGGGACCAGATCCAGGCGGACCTTCCCGGCACCATCCGCAAGGTCGCGGAGATCGGCTTCACGAAGGTTGAGCCGTACAACTTTGTCGCCACAGCCAAAGAGCTCGGGGCTGCACTGAGGGAGAACGGCCTGACGGCTCCGTCCGGGCACGCACCGCTGCTGAGCCAGGACCAGGACGAAATTTTCGCGGCCGCCAAGGAACTGGGGATCACCACGGTGATCGATCCGTTCATCGCCGCTGACCGCTGGCAGTCCGCCAAGGACATCCAGGCAACCGCCGCGAGCCTCAACGCCGCCGCCAGGAAGGGCGCCGAATACGGCATCCGCGTGGGCTACCACAACCACCAGTGGGAGCTGGAGTCCACCATCGAAGGACGCACGGCGCTGGAGTACTTCGCGGACCTCCTCGATCCCGAAGTTGTCCTCGAAGTGGACACGTACTGGGTTGCCGTGGGAGGCCAGGATCCCGTGGCGGTGCTGGAGCGGCTCGGCGACCAGGTCAAATTCATCCACATCAAGGACGGACCGCTGAACACCGACACCAAGGAGCAGCTCCCCGCAGGCCAAGGCAAGGTCGCCGTGCTGGACGTCATCGCCGCCGCCAGGTCCCTCGAGGTGGGCGTGGTGGAATTCGATGACTACGCCGGAGACATCTTCGTAGGCATCGCCGAGAGCCTCGGCTACCTCAACGCCGCACAGGGCACCGCCGGAGCACGCGCATGA
- a CDS encoding GNAT family N-acetyltransferase: MTHTIRKATTDDAGPLAELAAVTFPLACPPSSSPEDIAAHVANTLSERHFREYLADLDVTILVIDADGALRGYSLLVNRPAEDPDVASALKVLPSMELSKCYVHPEHHGLGAAGELMHASLQAAAEAGAAGLWLGVNSQNARALRFYEKSGFRKVGSKSFRLGTTVEHDFVLERAV, from the coding sequence ATGACCCACACGATTCGAAAGGCAACAACGGACGACGCCGGCCCGCTCGCCGAACTGGCGGCCGTCACCTTCCCGCTGGCGTGCCCGCCGTCGTCGTCACCGGAGGACATTGCCGCGCACGTGGCCAACACGCTCAGCGAACGGCACTTCCGGGAGTACCTGGCGGATCTTGATGTCACCATCCTGGTCATTGACGCGGACGGGGCCCTCCGCGGCTACAGCCTGCTCGTGAACCGGCCAGCAGAGGATCCGGATGTCGCGTCGGCGCTGAAAGTCCTGCCCTCCATGGAGCTCAGCAAATGCTACGTCCACCCCGAACACCACGGCCTGGGCGCGGCCGGCGAACTGATGCACGCCAGCCTCCAGGCTGCCGCAGAAGCGGGCGCGGCCGGGTTGTGGCTTGGTGTCAACAGCCAGAACGCGCGGGCCCTCCGGTTCTACGAAAAGTCCGGTTTCCGCAAGGTGGGCAGCAAATCCTTCCGGCTGGGAACCACTGTGGAGCACGACTTCGTCCTCGAACGCGCCGTCTGA
- a CDS encoding Gfo/Idh/MocA family protein, with product MSHAASTRRGPVGVAVIGAGNISKEYLDNLTVFPDLKVLVIADLFEEAAEARAKEYGIAEWGGVDAALNHPDVEIIVNLTIPAAHVEVATAAVNAGKHVWTEKPFSLDRASGLGLLKTADAAGIRLGCAPDTFLGAGLQTARRLIERGDIGTPLTAMTTFQTPGPESWHPNPAFLFQTGAGPLFDMGPYYLTLLVQTFGSVRKVAAVGSRSRDLRVIGSGPKAGEEFTVEVPTHVSAMAQFESGASSHSVFSFESPRVHMGFVEITGTEATLSLPDPNNFDGDIRLWRAGDEDWTTVPATGPASGRGMGVLDMARSLRAGVPHRATGNLAYHVLDTMVSITESMETGTFVDVESSAPVSPALPEDWAPETATL from the coding sequence ATGAGCCACGCAGCATCGACCCGCCGCGGCCCCGTGGGAGTTGCCGTCATCGGCGCCGGCAACATTTCCAAGGAATACCTGGACAACCTCACCGTCTTCCCGGACCTGAAAGTCCTCGTCATCGCCGACCTCTTTGAAGAGGCCGCCGAGGCTCGGGCCAAGGAATACGGCATCGCGGAGTGGGGCGGCGTGGATGCGGCGCTGAACCATCCCGACGTCGAAATCATCGTGAACCTGACCATCCCCGCGGCGCACGTTGAGGTGGCCACCGCCGCCGTCAATGCCGGCAAGCATGTCTGGACCGAGAAGCCCTTTTCCCTGGACCGCGCCTCCGGGCTCGGCCTGCTCAAAACCGCCGACGCCGCCGGCATCCGCCTCGGCTGCGCCCCCGACACCTTCCTCGGCGCCGGCCTGCAGACCGCACGCCGGCTGATCGAACGCGGCGACATCGGCACCCCGCTGACGGCCATGACCACCTTCCAGACCCCCGGCCCGGAATCCTGGCACCCCAACCCGGCGTTCCTGTTCCAGACCGGGGCCGGGCCGCTCTTCGACATGGGCCCGTATTACCTCACCCTGTTGGTCCAGACGTTCGGCTCCGTCCGCAAGGTCGCCGCCGTCGGATCCAGGTCCAGGGACCTCCGCGTCATCGGCTCCGGGCCCAAGGCCGGCGAGGAGTTCACCGTCGAGGTGCCCACGCACGTGAGCGCCATGGCCCAGTTCGAAAGCGGAGCATCCTCGCACAGCGTTTTCTCCTTTGAGTCCCCGCGCGTTCACATGGGATTCGTGGAAATCACCGGCACCGAGGCCACCCTCTCCCTGCCGGACCCCAATAATTTCGACGGCGACATCCGGCTCTGGCGCGCCGGGGACGAGGACTGGACCACGGTCCCGGCAACCGGCCCCGCCAGCGGCCGCGGCATGGGCGTCCTGGACATGGCACGCTCGCTGCGTGCAGGGGTTCCCCACCGCGCCACCGGCAACCTGGCGTACCACGTCCTGGACACCATGGTCTCCATCACCGAATCCATGGAAACCGGTACGTTCGTTGACGTTGAAAGCTCCGCGCCAGTCTCGCCGGCCCTGCCGGAGGACTGGGCCCCGGAAACCGCAACGCTCTAG
- a CDS encoding Gfo/Idh/MocA family protein has translation MLNDVPPLRVALIGHGFMGAAHSQGWRVAPRFHDLPARPEMTLLVGRNASGVEASARKWGWEQTATDWRAAVERDDIDVIDIVTPGDSHAEIAIAALQAGKHVLCEKPLANTLEEAEAMAAAADRAGKGVFAMVGFTYRRVPAAAFARDLVQSGAIGEVRQVRSAYLQDWLVDAEAPLTWRLQKEHAGSGALGDLGAHAVDLAQFITGQRITGVTGILNTFVHERPLLDRASGQAGTVAVERGNVTVDDLALFSGRFDGGAVGSFEATRMSTGRKNALRIEVAGSTGAISFDLENMNSLGFYDATLPGTRQGFTNIMVTEPAHPYLSAWWPAGHALGYEHGFTHQAKDFVEAIAEGRQPEPSFADGLQVQKVLHGVERSAEADSIWTQTV, from the coding sequence ATGCTGAACGACGTACCGCCCCTGAGGGTTGCCCTGATCGGACACGGATTCATGGGGGCTGCCCATTCGCAGGGTTGGCGTGTTGCACCCCGGTTCCATGACCTGCCGGCCCGGCCGGAAATGACCCTGCTAGTGGGTCGCAACGCAAGCGGCGTGGAGGCGTCAGCGAGGAAATGGGGTTGGGAACAGACTGCTACCGACTGGCGGGCTGCCGTCGAGCGTGACGACATTGACGTGATAGACATCGTTACTCCCGGTGATTCCCATGCCGAGATCGCAATTGCGGCGCTGCAAGCGGGTAAGCACGTGCTGTGCGAGAAGCCGCTCGCAAACACCCTTGAAGAAGCAGAAGCAATGGCCGCCGCCGCGGACCGCGCCGGCAAGGGCGTTTTCGCCATGGTCGGATTCACCTACCGCCGCGTGCCCGCCGCAGCCTTCGCAAGGGACCTGGTCCAGTCCGGTGCGATCGGCGAGGTTCGCCAGGTACGATCCGCGTATCTCCAGGACTGGCTGGTTGACGCTGAGGCCCCGCTGACGTGGCGTTTGCAGAAGGAGCACGCCGGATCCGGAGCACTCGGAGACCTCGGCGCACACGCGGTCGACCTCGCCCAGTTCATCACGGGCCAGAGGATCACCGGCGTCACCGGAATCCTGAACACTTTCGTTCACGAGCGCCCATTGCTGGACAGAGCATCAGGGCAGGCGGGCACCGTCGCAGTGGAGCGCGGCAACGTCACCGTTGATGACCTGGCCCTGTTCAGCGGCCGTTTCGACGGCGGGGCAGTCGGTTCGTTCGAAGCCACCCGGATGTCCACCGGCCGGAAAAACGCATTGCGCATCGAGGTGGCGGGGTCTACCGGCGCCATCTCATTCGACCTGGAGAACATGAATTCCCTTGGCTTTTATGATGCGACTTTGCCCGGGACCCGCCAGGGATTCACCAACATCATGGTCACCGAACCCGCGCACCCCTATTTGTCCGCCTGGTGGCCTGCGGGCCACGCCCTTGGCTACGAGCACGGGTTCACTCATCAGGCAAAGGACTTCGTCGAGGCCATCGCCGAGGGCCGCCAGCCGGAACCGTCCTTCGCCGACGGCCTGCAGGTGCAGAAGGTCCTCCACGGTGTGGAGCGCAGTGCGGAAGCCGACAGCATCTGGACTCAAACGGTCTAG
- a CDS encoding sugar ABC transporter ATP-binding protein, translating into MFEEDQPRPLLEVRGLTKRFAGVQALKGVDLQVLPGEVHCVMGQNGAGKSTLIKTLSGVHQPDGGEIRWEGKQITLPRPTAALDLGIATMYQELDVVDGLSVAENIFLGHERSTGGVLHVKKTNAIARTLLKRLGHGSLSPSTEVGTLSAANKQIVSMARALSRDTKLIIMDEPSAILDSGEVSNLFRVVRELTAQGIAVVYISHRLEEIRQIGDRISVIKDGRSTANGLSVTDTQKSELIRLMTGRDVANVFPERKPVPADAPVVLDVDNLELYGHFEKVSLTVRAGEILGFAGLVGSKRSEILETIYGARKASSGRVSVNGKALRPGSVTSAVNAGIGLSPEERKSQGLILDEPLFKNVTLSTFERFARMGYLNEAAERNAAREQIAALELRPADPDRPARTLSGGNQQKILLARWLVHGTSVLLLDEPTRGVDVGARSEIYDLIRKLAEAGTAIIVVSSEIEEVLGLADNVLVIDDGKVLTQTKASDIDEHGVLDLVMKGSAA; encoded by the coding sequence ATGTTCGAAGAAGATCAGCCACGGCCGTTGCTCGAAGTTCGGGGACTTACCAAGCGTTTTGCTGGCGTCCAGGCGTTGAAAGGCGTCGATCTGCAGGTACTTCCGGGAGAAGTCCACTGCGTCATGGGTCAGAACGGAGCGGGCAAATCCACTCTCATCAAGACACTCTCGGGCGTTCACCAGCCTGATGGCGGAGAAATCCGCTGGGAGGGCAAGCAGATTACCCTCCCTCGTCCCACTGCGGCGCTCGATCTGGGCATCGCCACCATGTACCAGGAGCTCGACGTCGTCGATGGGCTTTCCGTAGCCGAGAACATCTTTCTCGGACACGAGCGTTCCACCGGAGGCGTTCTCCACGTAAAGAAGACCAACGCGATTGCGCGTACGCTCCTGAAGCGGCTCGGGCACGGCAGTCTTTCGCCGTCAACGGAGGTGGGTACGCTTTCCGCCGCCAACAAGCAGATCGTCAGCATGGCGAGAGCCCTGTCGCGTGATACCAAGCTGATCATCATGGATGAGCCCAGTGCCATCCTCGACTCCGGTGAGGTTTCCAACCTGTTCCGGGTGGTTCGTGAACTCACCGCCCAGGGCATTGCCGTCGTGTACATCTCGCACCGTCTCGAAGAGATCCGGCAGATCGGTGATCGCATCTCGGTGATCAAGGACGGGCGCAGCACGGCAAACGGCCTCAGCGTTACTGACACGCAAAAGTCAGAGCTGATTCGCCTGATGACGGGCAGGGACGTCGCTAATGTGTTCCCGGAGAGGAAGCCCGTCCCGGCTGATGCTCCCGTGGTGCTGGACGTGGACAACCTGGAGCTTTACGGACACTTCGAGAAGGTAAGCCTCACTGTGCGGGCCGGGGAGATTCTGGGTTTCGCCGGATTGGTGGGATCGAAACGCTCTGAGATCCTCGAGACCATTTACGGCGCACGCAAGGCTTCGTCGGGCCGGGTCTCCGTGAACGGCAAGGCCCTACGGCCGGGATCGGTCACCTCGGCCGTCAACGCCGGAATTGGTCTCTCACCGGAGGAACGCAAGAGCCAGGGGCTCATCCTGGACGAACCGCTGTTCAAGAATGTCACGCTCTCAACATTCGAGCGTTTCGCCCGCATGGGGTACTTGAACGAAGCGGCTGAGCGGAACGCAGCACGTGAGCAGATCGCCGCGCTGGAGTTGCGTCCGGCCGATCCGGACCGGCCCGCCCGGACGCTTTCCGGTGGAAATCAGCAAAAGATTCTCCTCGCCCGTTGGCTTGTGCACGGTACGTCTGTGCTGCTGCTGGACGAGCCCACACGCGGCGTCGACGTCGGTGCGCGCTCCGAGATTTACGATCTGATCCGCAAACTCGCGGAAGCCGGGACGGCCATCATCGTCGTTTCGAGCGAAATCGAGGAAGTTCTGGGCCTCGCCGACAACGTACTTGTTATCGACGACGGCAAGGTCCTCACCCAAACCAAAGCAAGCGATATAGACGAGCACGGTGTGCTCGACCTCGTTATGAAGGGAAGTGCCGCGTGA